In Nocardioides faecalis, the following proteins share a genomic window:
- a CDS encoding polyprenyl synthetase family protein gives MTAVPSPAELALPIVDEALADRLRTRMATVEEALFSHASSRAPYVTEAARHLLAAGGKRFRPLLVLLAAEAGPRPDVSEVLTAACVVEITHVGSLYHDDVMDEADLRRGADSANSRFDNLVAILTGDFLFAKSSELTSTLGPEAVRIQAETFTRLVEGQILETVKPGEGEDPLAHYLDVVAGKTGSLIATSARYGALFSGASEEVVTALTEYGELVGTAFQLSDDILDVASETEESGKTPGTDLKEGVPTLPVLMARASTDPADARLLELLDPERTDLAADAEAHAEALRLLRAHPAMEEARSYVVARAQEAKKRLTVLPAGPVRSALEAFADVVAVRSA, from the coding sequence GTGACCGCAGTTCCAAGTCCTGCCGAGCTGGCCCTGCCGATCGTCGACGAAGCCCTCGCCGATCGCCTCCGTACCCGGATGGCGACGGTCGAGGAGGCGCTGTTCAGCCACGCGAGCAGCCGCGCGCCCTACGTCACCGAGGCGGCGCGGCACCTGCTGGCCGCCGGCGGCAAGCGGTTCCGTCCGCTGCTGGTCCTGCTCGCCGCCGAGGCCGGGCCGCGCCCGGACGTCTCGGAGGTGCTGACCGCGGCCTGCGTCGTGGAGATCACCCACGTGGGCTCGCTGTACCACGACGACGTGATGGACGAGGCCGACCTGCGCCGCGGCGCCGACTCGGCGAACTCCCGCTTCGACAACCTGGTCGCGATCCTCACCGGCGACTTCCTGTTCGCGAAGTCCTCGGAGCTGACCTCGACCCTGGGCCCCGAGGCGGTCCGGATCCAGGCCGAGACCTTCACCCGGCTCGTCGAGGGCCAGATCCTGGAGACGGTGAAGCCCGGCGAGGGCGAGGACCCGCTCGCGCACTACCTCGACGTGGTGGCCGGGAAGACGGGGTCGCTGATCGCGACGTCGGCCCGCTACGGCGCGCTGTTCTCCGGCGCCTCGGAGGAGGTGGTCACCGCGCTCACCGAGTACGGCGAGCTCGTCGGCACCGCCTTCCAGCTCTCCGACGACATCCTCGACGTGGCCTCGGAGACCGAGGAGTCCGGCAAGACCCCCGGTACCGACCTCAAGGAGGGCGTGCCGACCCTGCCGGTGCTCATGGCGCGGGCCTCGACCGACCCCGCGGACGCCCGGCTGCTGGAGCTGCTCGACCCGGAGCGCACCGACCTGGCCGCCGATGCCGAGGCGCACGCCGAGGCGCTCCGCCTGCTGCGAGCGCACCCCGCGATGGAGGAGGCCCGCAGCTACGTCGTGGCACGGGCCCAGGAGGCCAAGAAGCGGCTCACCGTGCTGCCCGCCGGGCCCGTGCGTTCCGCGCTGGAGGCGTTCGCGGACGTGGTCGCGGTCCGTTCTGCCTGA
- a CDS encoding sulfate/molybdate ABC transporter ATP-binding protein has product MNIQINGVNKRYGDFVALEDINVSLPTGQLTALLGPSGGGKSTLLRIIAGLETADSGTVEIAGTDATRLPPQKRNVGFVFQHYAVFKHLTVAKNVAFGLEIRKRPKAEVKAKVAELLDLVHLSQFAHRLPSQLSGGQRQRLALARALAVEPSVLLLDEPFGALDAKVRKELRDWLRRLHEDVHVTTVFVTHDQEEALEVADEIVVINEGRIEQIGTPDQLYDEPANEFVMGFLGEVTRLGAQRLRPHDIELTVTPVPGTYAGTIVRALRVGFEVRITVQVEGQDEDVLVVLSRTNARALALDVGTRVWLSPAVGATAISAGEIVEVAAV; this is encoded by the coding sequence ATGAACATCCAGATCAACGGCGTCAACAAGCGGTACGGCGACTTCGTCGCGCTGGAGGACATCAACGTCTCCCTGCCCACCGGTCAGCTGACCGCGCTGCTCGGCCCGAGCGGCGGCGGCAAGTCCACGCTGCTGCGCATCATCGCCGGGCTCGAGACCGCGGACTCGGGCACCGTGGAGATCGCGGGCACCGACGCCACCCGGCTGCCTCCGCAGAAGCGCAACGTCGGCTTCGTGTTCCAGCACTACGCGGTCTTCAAGCACCTCACGGTCGCCAAGAACGTCGCCTTCGGCCTGGAGATCCGCAAGCGGCCCAAGGCGGAGGTCAAGGCGAAGGTGGCCGAGCTGCTGGACCTGGTGCACCTGTCCCAGTTCGCGCACCGGTTGCCCTCGCAGCTCTCCGGCGGCCAGCGACAGCGGCTCGCCCTCGCGCGGGCGCTGGCCGTCGAGCCCAGCGTGCTGCTCCTCGACGAGCCGTTCGGGGCGCTGGACGCCAAGGTCCGCAAGGAGCTTCGCGACTGGCTGCGCCGCCTGCACGAGGACGTCCACGTCACCACCGTCTTCGTCACCCACGACCAGGAGGAGGCCCTCGAGGTCGCCGACGAGATCGTGGTGATCAACGAGGGCCGCATCGAGCAGATCGGCACCCCCGACCAGCTCTACGACGAGCCCGCCAACGAGTTCGTGATGGGCTTCCTCGGCGAGGTGACCCGCCTGGGGGCCCAGCGGCTGCGCCCGCACGACATCGAGCTGACCGTGACGCCGGTGCCCGGGACGTACGCCGGGACCATCGTGCGCGCCCTACGGGTGGGCTTCGAGGTCCGGATCACCGTGCAGGTCGAGGGTCAGGACGAGGACGTCCTGGTGGTGCTCTCGCGCACCAACGCCCGTGCGCTGGCACTCGACGTCGGCACCCGGGTGTGGCTGAGCCCGGCCGTCGGGGCCACCGCGATCTCCGCGGGCGAGATCGTCGAGGTCGCCGCGGTCTGA
- a CDS encoding lytic transglycosylase domain-containing protein, which produces MGTERLRGASIALGALALVAVGTGIAMAASSEPARPASLNGGVVVVQAEPSAVPAPAAGAGSGATNPYQPAPEWLDATARSTGIPARALSAYAGAQLRLAEEQPGCRVGWNTLAGIGWVESGHSAADETVLGADGRSVPAVRGPALDGTTFAAIRDTDGGALDGDTTWDRAVGPLQFIPSTWERWGADGDGDGTADPDQIDDAALAAARYLCHSGNLSVADTWRRAVFSYNHSDDYVAAVATHANTYASRAR; this is translated from the coding sequence GTGGGCACCGAGCGCCTGCGGGGCGCTTCGATCGCGCTCGGCGCGCTCGCCCTCGTCGCCGTAGGCACCGGCATCGCGATGGCGGCCAGCTCCGAACCCGCGCGCCCGGCGTCCCTGAACGGGGGCGTCGTGGTCGTGCAGGCCGAGCCGTCCGCCGTCCCGGCCCCCGCCGCCGGGGCGGGCTCGGGAGCGACGAACCCCTACCAGCCGGCGCCCGAGTGGCTGGACGCCACCGCGCGGTCCACCGGCATCCCGGCCCGAGCGCTGTCCGCCTATGCGGGCGCCCAACTGCGCCTGGCCGAGGAGCAGCCGGGGTGCCGGGTCGGCTGGAACACCCTGGCCGGGATCGGCTGGGTGGAGTCCGGCCACAGCGCCGCCGACGAGACGGTCCTCGGCGCCGACGGACGCAGCGTGCCGGCCGTCCGTGGCCCGGCGCTGGACGGTACGACGTTCGCGGCGATCCGCGACACCGACGGTGGCGCGCTGGACGGCGACACCACCTGGGACCGCGCGGTCGGTCCGCTGCAGTTCATCCCCTCCACGTGGGAGCGTTGGGGGGCCGACGGCGACGGTGACGGGACCGCAGACCCCGACCAGATCGACGACGCGGCGCTCGCCGCGGCGCGCTATCTGTGCCACAGCGGCAACTTGTCGGTCGCCGACACGTGGCGGCGCGCGGTGTTCAGCTACAACCACTCCGACGACTACGTCGCGGCGGTGGCCACGCACGCCAACACCTACGCCTCCCGCGCCCGCTGA
- a CDS encoding 2-oxoacid:ferredoxin oxidoreductase subunit beta, with the protein MTTIDIPAPGLRSGTELVPGVAEGVTQTGKDFSSDQEVRWCPGCGDYAVLKAVQSFLPDLGLRRENIVFVSGIGCSSRFPYYLDTYGMHSIHGRAPSIATGLATAREDLSVWVVTGDGDALSIGGNHLIHALRRNVNITILLFNNRIYGLTKGQYSPTSEVGKVTKSTPAGSVDHPFNPVSLALGAEASFVARTIDSDRKHLTGVLAAAAAHRGTSLVEIYQNCPIFNDGAFDAIKDRETAQHAVIPLVHGSPITFGARDEATGLGDKALVRAASGGVEVVDTASVDAEDILVHDAHEPDPSTAFAISRLTDAGYLNRSPIGIFRQVQRPTYDDQARAQVAEARTGVTGTPAERLTALISSGDTWTVD; encoded by the coding sequence GTGACCACGATCGACATTCCCGCCCCCGGCCTGCGCTCCGGCACCGAGCTGGTGCCCGGTGTCGCCGAGGGCGTCACCCAGACCGGGAAGGACTTCTCCTCCGACCAGGAGGTCCGCTGGTGCCCCGGCTGCGGTGACTACGCCGTGCTCAAGGCCGTGCAGTCGTTCCTGCCCGACCTCGGCCTGCGCCGCGAGAACATCGTGTTCGTCTCTGGCATCGGGTGCTCCAGCCGGTTCCCGTACTACCTCGACACCTACGGCATGCACTCCATCCACGGCCGTGCGCCGTCGATCGCCACGGGTCTGGCCACCGCGCGCGAGGACCTCTCGGTGTGGGTCGTCACGGGTGACGGTGACGCGCTGTCCATCGGCGGCAACCACCTGATCCACGCGCTGCGCCGCAACGTGAACATAACGATCCTGTTGTTCAACAACCGGATCTACGGGCTCACCAAGGGTCAGTACTCACCCACCTCCGAGGTCGGCAAGGTCACCAAGTCCACCCCTGCGGGCTCCGTGGACCACCCCTTCAACCCGGTCTCGCTGGCGCTGGGCGCCGAGGCGTCGTTCGTCGCGCGCACCATCGACTCCGACCGCAAGCACCTCACCGGGGTGCTCGCCGCCGCCGCCGCGCACCGCGGCACCTCGCTGGTCGAGATCTACCAGAACTGCCCGATCTTCAACGACGGCGCGTTCGACGCGATCAAGGACCGCGAGACCGCCCAGCACGCGGTGATCCCGCTCGTCCACGGCTCGCCGATCACCTTCGGCGCCCGCGACGAGGCCACCGGGCTCGGCGACAAGGCACTCGTCCGCGCCGCATCCGGCGGCGTCGAGGTGGTCGACACCGCCTCCGTGGACGCCGAGGACATCCTGGTCCACGACGCCCACGAGCCTGACCCCTCGACCGCGTTCGCGATCAGCCGCCTCACCGACGCCGGCTACCTCAACCGCAGCCCCATCGGCATCTTCCGCCAGGTCCAGCGGCCCACCTACGACGACCAGGCCCGCGCCCAGGTCGCCGAGGCCAGGACCGGCGTCACCGGCACCCCCGCCGAGCGCCTCACCGCGCTCATCAGCTCCGGCGACACCTGGACCGTCGACTGA
- a CDS encoding MarR family winged helix-turn-helix transcriptional regulator, with the protein MPSPADSPRIENPLALDQQVCFALAIASRSVVALYRPFLEPLGLTHPQYLVMLCLWEQEPRRVSELSRLLELDPGTLSPLLKRLEAAGFVRRERDPDDERALAVSLTEQGRALRAKAEDIPAGIVERLGVPIDELMDLHRRLTRVIEAAKR; encoded by the coding sequence GTGCCCTCGCCTGCTGATTCCCCCCGGATCGAGAACCCGCTCGCCCTCGACCAGCAGGTCTGCTTCGCGCTGGCCATCGCTTCCCGCAGCGTCGTCGCGCTCTACCGACCCTTCCTGGAGCCGCTGGGACTGACCCACCCGCAGTACCTGGTGATGCTCTGCCTGTGGGAGCAGGAGCCGCGACGGGTCTCTGAGCTCTCCCGGCTGCTCGAGCTCGACCCCGGCACGCTCTCCCCGCTGCTGAAGCGGTTGGAGGCCGCCGGCTTCGTGCGGCGCGAGCGCGACCCCGATGACGAGCGGGCGCTGGCGGTCTCGCTCACCGAGCAGGGACGTGCCCTGCGCGCGAAGGCCGAGGACATCCCGGCCGGCATCGTGGAGCGGCTCGGCGTGCCGATCGACGAGCTCATGGACCTGCACCGTCGGCTGACCCGGGTGATCGAGGCAGCGAAGCGCTGA
- a CDS encoding sulfate ABC transporter permease, whose translation MADTRTTRHRKGPVTYALRIGVIAYLGVLVVWPLYEVGVRTFAPIERGAEGGLAAFWERLQDPTVSYAFSLTATCAFWAVLINTVFGVGISLLLVRYSFPGRRILSVLVDLPMSVSPVVVGLALVLAYSTGQGWFGETLASAGIFIIGSTPGLIMATAFVSLPLVIREIVPVLQEIGTDAELAASSLGANGWQTFRRITLPSIKWAVVYGVVLSMARSLGEFGAVKIVSPGAEYRGETATILIQNRYTNYEEPTAYAAAFVLVLASVLALVVVSLIRKEEHA comes from the coding sequence GTGGCTGACACTCGAACCACCCGGCACCGCAAGGGTCCGGTCACCTACGCGCTGCGGATCGGCGTCATCGCCTACCTCGGCGTGCTGGTGGTGTGGCCCCTCTACGAGGTCGGCGTGCGCACCTTCGCCCCCATCGAGCGCGGTGCCGAGGGCGGTCTGGCCGCCTTCTGGGAGCGGCTGCAGGACCCGACCGTCAGCTACGCCTTCTCCCTCACCGCCACCTGCGCGTTCTGGGCGGTGCTGATCAACACCGTCTTCGGCGTGGGGATCTCGCTGCTGCTGGTCCGCTACTCCTTCCCCGGCCGACGGATCCTCTCGGTGCTCGTCGACCTGCCGATGTCGGTCTCCCCGGTCGTGGTCGGCCTGGCCCTCGTGCTCGCCTACAGCACCGGCCAGGGCTGGTTCGGGGAGACGCTGGCCTCGGCGGGCATCTTCATCATCGGCTCCACCCCCGGCCTGATCATGGCGACCGCCTTCGTCAGCCTCCCGTTGGTGATCCGCGAGATCGTGCCCGTGCTGCAGGAGATCGGCACCGACGCCGAGCTGGCCGCCAGCAGCCTGGGGGCCAACGGCTGGCAGACGTTCCGCCGGATCACGCTGCCCAGCATCAAGTGGGCCGTGGTCTACGGGGTCGTGCTGAGCATGGCCCGCTCCCTCGGCGAGTTCGGCGCGGTCAAGATCGTCAGCCCCGGCGCCGAGTACCGCGGGGAGACCGCCACCATCCTCATCCAGAACCGGTACACCAACTACGAGGAGCCGACCGCCTACGCGGCCGCCTTCGTCCTCGTGCTCGCCTCCGTGCTGGCACTCGTGGTGGTGTCCCTCATCCGCAAGGAAGAGCACGCATGA
- a CDS encoding extracellular solute-binding protein, with protein MNRLLKAATAVMTSALALTACSSAGGSSADGDTIGIYGFAVPQAANDAIADEFVKTDAGEGVTFSGSYGASGEQSRKVADTKGKDVDYVHFSLESDVTRLVDAGLVAEDWNAGPNKGIVSASIAVIAVEKGNPLGIEGWDDLVRKDVKVVTADPASSGAARWNILALYTHALSQGKSEKEADAYLKKVFANVSSWAASGREATEAFKKGVGNVLITYENEAILAKQKGEELDYIVPETSFLIENPGAVLKDADPVATDWLEFVLSEKGQTEFVEKGFRPIGDLDISGIEVDGANDPADPFPAPSKKLYTTADLGGWPAIVEEWFGKDGAKLRFDKLYAEATQK; from the coding sequence ATGAACCGACTTCTCAAGGCGGCCACGGCCGTGATGACGAGTGCGTTGGCACTCACCGCCTGCTCCAGCGCCGGCGGAAGCAGTGCGGACGGCGACACCATCGGCATCTACGGCTTCGCTGTCCCGCAGGCGGCCAACGACGCCATCGCGGACGAGTTCGTCAAGACCGACGCCGGCGAGGGCGTGACGTTCTCCGGGTCCTACGGCGCGTCGGGCGAGCAGAGCCGCAAGGTCGCCGACACCAAGGGCAAGGACGTCGACTACGTCCACTTCTCTCTGGAGAGCGACGTCACCCGCCTGGTCGACGCCGGTCTCGTGGCGGAGGACTGGAACGCGGGCCCGAACAAGGGCATCGTCTCCGCCTCGATCGCCGTGATCGCGGTCGAGAAGGGCAACCCGCTCGGCATCGAGGGCTGGGACGACCTGGTTCGCAAGGACGTCAAGGTCGTCACCGCCGACCCGGCCAGCTCCGGGGCCGCTCGCTGGAACATCCTCGCCCTCTACACGCACGCTCTCTCGCAGGGCAAGAGCGAGAAGGAGGCGGACGCCTACCTCAAGAAGGTCTTCGCGAACGTGTCGAGCTGGGCCGCCAGCGGCCGCGAGGCCACCGAGGCGTTCAAGAAGGGCGTCGGGAACGTGCTCATCACCTATGAGAACGAGGCCATCCTGGCCAAGCAGAAGGGCGAGGAGCTCGACTACATCGTCCCGGAGACCAGCTTCCTGATCGAGAACCCCGGCGCGGTGCTCAAGGACGCCGACCCGGTGGCCACCGACTGGCTGGAGTTCGTGCTCAGCGAGAAGGGCCAGACCGAGTTCGTGGAGAAGGGCTTCCGCCCGATCGGCGACCTCGACATCTCCGGCATCGAGGTGGACGGCGCCAACGACCCGGCCGACCCGTTCCCGGCGCCGTCGAAGAAGCTCTACACGACCGCCGACCTCGGCGGCTGGCCGGCGATCGTCGAGGAGTGGTTCGGCAAGGACGGCGCCAAGCTGCGCTTCGACAAGCTGTACGCCGAAGCGACCCAGAAGTGA
- a CDS encoding 2-oxoacid:acceptor oxidoreductase subunit alpha encodes MSQTKQVKQLDRVIIRFAGDSGDGMQLTGDRFTQESAVFGNDLVTLPNFPAEIRAPQGTIPGVSSFQVHFADHDILTAGDRPDVLVAMNPAALKANLGDLPRGATIIVDTHDFTKRNLDKAGYASNPLDKLGEVDDILAGFQVQPVDLTGITVEAVKEFGLSRKDAARAKNMFALGLLSWMYGRPTEPTVEFLTKKFGKKPDILGANLAAFKAGWNYGETTETFVVQYEIKPAKMAAGTYRNITGNLALSYGLVAAGVRADLPVFLGSYPITPASDILHELSRHKAFGVTTLQAEDEIAGIGAAIGASFAGQLAVTTTSGPGIALKGEAIGLAVMTELPLLIVNVQRGGPSTGLPTKTEQSDLLQAMYGRNGEAPVPIVAPQSPGDCFAAAVEAARIAITYRTPVMLLSDGYLANGSEPWAIPDVEDLPVIDANFATGPNHVSAKAAKDGASEPDEFWPYLRDEATLARPWAVPGTAGLEHRIGGLEKGEGHGNISYDPANHDRMVRIRAEKIARIADSLPPLEVDDPSGEAKVLVIGWGSTYGPIGAACRRVRRAGYNVAQVHLRHLNPFPKDLGDILKSYDKVLVPEMNLGQLSRLLRAEYLVDAIGYNHVYGLPLKAAELAEAIGDLVGTAEGTDVHLGEHGLDTPAADHEANPAEARK; translated from the coding sequence GTGAGTCAGACCAAGCAGGTCAAGCAGCTGGATCGGGTGATCATCCGGTTCGCCGGGGACTCCGGCGACGGGATGCAGCTGACCGGTGACCGGTTCACCCAGGAGTCGGCCGTCTTCGGCAACGACCTGGTGACCCTGCCGAACTTCCCCGCCGAGATCCGGGCACCCCAGGGCACGATCCCCGGCGTCTCCTCGTTCCAGGTCCACTTCGCCGACCACGACATCCTCACCGCCGGTGACCGGCCCGACGTGCTGGTCGCGATGAACCCGGCGGCGCTGAAGGCCAACCTGGGCGACCTGCCGCGCGGGGCGACGATCATCGTGGACACCCACGACTTCACCAAGCGCAACCTGGACAAGGCCGGCTACGCCTCCAACCCGCTGGACAAGCTGGGCGAGGTCGACGACATCCTGGCCGGGTTCCAGGTGCAGCCGGTCGACCTGACCGGGATCACGGTCGAGGCCGTCAAGGAGTTCGGCCTCTCCCGCAAGGACGCCGCGCGCGCGAAGAACATGTTCGCGCTCGGCCTGCTGTCGTGGATGTACGGCCGTCCCACCGAGCCCACGGTGGAGTTCCTGACCAAGAAGTTCGGCAAGAAGCCGGACATCCTGGGCGCGAACCTCGCCGCCTTCAAGGCCGGCTGGAACTACGGCGAGACGACCGAGACGTTCGTCGTGCAGTACGAGATCAAGCCCGCCAAGATGGCGGCCGGCACCTACCGCAACATCACCGGCAACCTGGCACTGTCCTACGGTCTCGTCGCCGCCGGCGTCCGGGCGGACCTGCCGGTCTTCCTGGGCTCGTACCCGATCACCCCGGCCTCCGACATCCTGCACGAGCTGAGCCGGCACAAGGCGTTCGGCGTGACCACGCTGCAGGCCGAGGACGAGATCGCCGGCATCGGCGCCGCGATCGGCGCCTCGTTCGCCGGTCAGCTGGCCGTCACCACCACCTCGGGTCCCGGTATCGCGCTCAAGGGCGAGGCCATCGGCCTGGCCGTGATGACCGAGCTGCCGCTGCTCATCGTCAACGTGCAGCGGGGTGGCCCCTCGACGGGGCTGCCGACCAAGACCGAGCAGTCCGACCTGCTCCAGGCCATGTACGGCCGCAACGGTGAGGCCCCCGTCCCGATCGTGGCGCCGCAGTCGCCGGGCGACTGCTTCGCCGCCGCGGTCGAGGCCGCCCGGATCGCGATCACCTACCGCACCCCGGTGATGCTGCTCTCCGACGGCTACCTGGCCAACGGCTCCGAGCCCTGGGCGATCCCGGACGTGGAGGACCTGCCGGTCATCGACGCGAACTTCGCCACCGGCCCCAACCACGTCAGCGCCAAGGCCGCCAAGGACGGCGCGAGCGAGCCCGACGAGTTCTGGCCCTACCTGCGCGACGAGGCCACCCTGGCCCGGCCGTGGGCCGTGCCCGGCACCGCCGGCCTCGAGCACCGCATCGGCGGCCTGGAGAAGGGCGAGGGCCACGGCAACATCTCCTACGACCCCGCCAACCACGACCGCATGGTCCGCATCCGCGCCGAGAAGATCGCCCGGATCGCCGACTCGCTGCCCCCACTCGAGGTCGACGACCCCTCCGGCGAGGCGAAGGTGCTCGTGATCGGCTGGGGCTCCACCTACGGCCCCATCGGTGCCGCGTGCCGCCGGGTGCGCCGCGCCGGATACAACGTGGCCCAGGTCCACCTGCGCCACCTCAACCCCTTCCCCAAGGACCTCGGCGACATCCTCAAGTCCTACGACAAGGTCCTCGTGCCCGAGATGAACCTCGGCCAGCTCTCCCGGCTGCTGCGCGCGGAGTACCTCGTCGACGCCATCGGCTACAACCACGTCTACGGCCTGCCCCTGAAGGCGGCCGAGCTCGCCGAGGCGATCGGTGATCTCGTAGGCACGGCCGAGGGCACCGACGTCCACCTCGGCGAGCACGGGCTCGACACCCCCGCCGCCGACCACGAAGCCAACCCTGCGGAGGCACGCAAGTGA
- the cysT gene encoding sulfate ABC transporter permease subunit CysT, with protein sequence MTDTLVAPAGPARTSSRSSGLFRLTPVSRVGLGLALVWFSVLVMLPLAAVVGAAAAGGWGAFWGTLTDAQTFAALRLTVIEAALVTVANAVLGTVVAWVLVRDQFFGKRVLDVIIDIPFALPTIVAGLVLLSLYGPDSPVGVNIVNTRQGIFLALLFVTLPFVVRTVQPVLIELDADVEEAAASLGASRFTTFRRIILPSLVPAIAAGSSLGFARAISEFGSLVLISGNTPYQTEVASLKILKFIEGDNQAGAAAVAVLLLAVAVLTIVALDLISRRVARRG encoded by the coding sequence GTGACCGACACCCTCGTCGCCCCGGCTGGACCGGCTCGTACCTCGAGCCGGTCCAGCGGGCTCTTCCGTCTCACGCCGGTCAGCCGGGTCGGGCTCGGCCTCGCGCTGGTGTGGTTCAGCGTCCTGGTGATGCTCCCGCTGGCCGCGGTCGTCGGTGCGGCGGCCGCCGGCGGGTGGGGCGCCTTCTGGGGCACGCTCACCGACGCCCAGACCTTCGCCGCGCTCCGCCTGACCGTCATCGAGGCGGCCCTGGTCACTGTCGCCAACGCCGTGCTCGGCACGGTGGTCGCCTGGGTACTGGTGCGCGACCAGTTCTTCGGCAAGCGGGTGCTCGACGTCATCATCGACATCCCGTTCGCGCTGCCGACGATCGTGGCGGGCCTCGTGCTGCTCAGCCTCTACGGCCCGGACAGCCCGGTCGGCGTCAACATCGTCAACACCCGCCAGGGCATCTTCCTCGCCCTGCTCTTCGTGACCCTGCCGTTCGTCGTACGCACGGTGCAGCCGGTGCTCATCGAGCTGGACGCGGACGTGGAGGAGGCCGCCGCCTCGCTCGGCGCCTCGCGGTTCACGACGTTCCGCCGGATCATCCTGCCCAGCCTGGTGCCGGCGATCGCCGCGGGCTCCTCGCTCGGCTTCGCCCGGGCGATCAGCGAGTTCGGCTCGCTGGTGCTGATCTCGGGCAACACGCCGTACCAGACGGAGGTGGCCTCGCTGAAGATCCTCAAGTTCATCGAGGGCGACAACCAGGCCGGTGCGGCCGCGGTCGCGGTGCTGCTCCTGGCGGTCGCCGTGCTCACCATCGTCGCGCTCGACCTGATCTCACGGAGGGTGGCACGCCGTGGCTGA
- a CDS encoding YajQ family cyclic di-GMP-binding protein: MADSSFDIVSKIDRQEVDNALGQTAREIATRFDFKGTGASIEWKGEQAIEIAASADDRANAVLSVFQDKLIKRNQSLKILDASEPRQSGQVSKISIALKEGISSEDAKKISKLIRDEGPKGVKAQIQGDELRVSSKKRDDLQAVIALVKAQDLDFAVQFTNYR; this comes from the coding sequence ATGGCCGACTCGTCCTTCGACATCGTCAGCAAGATCGACCGTCAGGAGGTCGACAACGCCCTCGGCCAGACCGCCCGCGAGATCGCCACGCGCTTCGACTTCAAGGGCACGGGAGCGAGCATCGAGTGGAAGGGCGAGCAGGCCATCGAGATCGCCGCGTCCGCCGACGACCGCGCGAACGCGGTGCTCAGCGTCTTCCAGGACAAGCTGATCAAGCGCAACCAGTCGCTGAAGATCCTCGACGCCTCCGAGCCGCGCCAGTCCGGGCAGGTCTCGAAGATCTCGATCGCCCTCAAGGAGGGCATCTCCTCCGAGGACGCCAAGAAGATCTCCAAGCTCATCCGCGACGAGGGCCCCAAGGGCGTCAAGGCGCAGATCCAGGGCGACGAGCTGCGGGTGTCGTCGAAGAAGCGCGACGACCTGCAGGCCGTGATCGCGCTGGTGAAGGCCCAGGACCTCGACTTCGCCGTCCAGTTCACGAACTATCGCTGA